From Mucilaginibacter rubeus, a single genomic window includes:
- a CDS encoding RagB/SusD family nutrient uptake outer membrane protein, which yields MKRYIKYLLGLTVVTGVTTSSCKKDFFNRPPQSAITLDNYYKTNDQVVASTNDLYSAVWFGWCGKAGWSITELMGGNGRTYSSDVVNFENFSVTDANFELGGAWNSLYIVVAQANALINNLPVKVGAGVDKAVINNALGEAHLFRALAYFHLVRTWGPVPIIENSLDYVSNYQINTNPIPDVYKFIVNDLKFAEDNLTKMGPRSGKSSGRVSSGSASALLAKVYLYMQDYQNSLAEANKVISSGEFKLYGVDVAGKTFADLYLTANNNNEESIIQLQWSATGGYGKGNPQQASFAYNSIITGTGDGYGVLAPTFDLQDMYESGDLRRKATIMLPGDHYPEINQAAGGYTLPDNANSQGTHAQVKKYVVGTPADNGGLGAAQSAANNTYMMRYAEVFLIKAEAIMAGAKTSSDPEALAAINKIRNRAGLGNLTTIKRGYYLPNPALKLAGAPANTPKELYRDDILDERRREFAFENDFWFDLGRLDGYNVTSHPIAISIIKNQDRGTSDNSTPPQRYGNEYNSTVTDANFRLAYPATEVASNPKLKDAPVPYVFK from the coding sequence ATGAAAAGATATATAAAATATTTATTAGGGCTAACGGTTGTAACAGGCGTTACTACAAGTAGCTGTAAAAAGGACTTCTTTAATCGTCCGCCACAAAGTGCCATTACACTGGATAACTACTATAAAACTAACGACCAGGTGGTTGCCAGTACTAATGATCTGTACAGCGCGGTTTGGTTTGGCTGGTGCGGTAAAGCCGGGTGGTCAATAACCGAGCTGATGGGCGGCAATGGCCGTACCTACTCATCGGATGTGGTGAACTTTGAAAACTTCTCGGTTACCGATGCTAACTTTGAGTTGGGTGGCGCATGGAACTCGTTGTACATTGTAGTAGCCCAGGCCAATGCGTTGATCAATAACCTGCCCGTAAAAGTAGGGGCAGGCGTTGATAAAGCAGTAATTAACAATGCCCTCGGTGAAGCGCACCTATTCCGTGCCCTGGCTTATTTCCACCTGGTACGTACCTGGGGGCCGGTACCTATCATCGAAAACAGTTTGGATTATGTGTCAAACTACCAGATCAATACTAACCCAATCCCCGATGTATACAAGTTTATTGTAAACGATTTGAAATTTGCTGAGGATAACCTGACCAAGATGGGGCCACGCAGTGGTAAATCATCCGGCCGTGTTTCAAGCGGATCAGCATCGGCATTGCTTGCCAAAGTTTACCTGTATATGCAGGATTATCAAAACTCGCTTGCCGAAGCCAATAAAGTCATCAGCAGCGGTGAGTTTAAGCTATACGGTGTTGATGTTGCCGGTAAGACTTTTGCCGATTTGTACTTAACCGCGAATAATAACAACGAAGAGTCAATTATCCAATTGCAATGGTCGGCAACCGGTGGGTACGGAAAGGGTAATCCGCAACAGGCCTCATTCGCGTACAATTCAATCATAACCGGTACAGGCGACGGTTACGGCGTATTAGCGCCAACATTCGACCTGCAGGATATGTATGAATCGGGCGATCTGCGCAGAAAAGCTACCATTATGCTCCCTGGCGATCATTATCCCGAAATAAACCAGGCTGCCGGAGGTTACACCCTGCCCGATAACGCGAACTCACAAGGTACGCATGCCCAGGTTAAAAAATATGTAGTTGGTACCCCTGCAGATAACGGAGGTTTGGGCGCGGCGCAATCTGCCGCGAACAATACCTACATGATGCGTTACGCCGAAGTTTTCCTGATCAAGGCCGAAGCCATTATGGCCGGTGCTAAAACCAGCAGTGATCCGGAAGCTTTGGCGGCCATCAACAAAATCAGGAACAGGGCCGGTTTAGGTAATCTTACTACTATCAAACGCGGATATTATTTGCCAAACCCGGCGCTTAAGCTGGCCGGCGCACCGGCTAATACGCCAAAAGAGCTTTATCGTGATGATATCCTGGACGAAAGAAGGCGTGAGTTTGCTTTTGAAAATGATTTTTGGTTTGATCTGGGCCGCCTGGATGGGTATAACGTAACCTCGCACCCGATAGCTATCAGCATTATCAAAAATCAGGATAGGGGAACATCTGATAACAGCACACCGCCGCAGCGTTACGGTAACGAATATAATTCGACTGTTACGGATGCTAATTTCCGGTTGGCGTATCCGGCTACCGAAGTAGCATCAAACCCTAAGTTAAAAGACGCACCGGTACCTTATGTATTTAAATAA
- a CDS encoding SusC/RagA family TonB-linked outer membrane protein, which yields MGKILRIALLFSFMFVCIRGMAQNQGTVVQGTVSDEKGVTLPGVTVAVKDSKTTVITDVDGKFRLTLPANAKMLVFTFIGAEKQEVAIGSKTTFTITLKSTTTALTDVNVVAIGYGSQRRQDVNGAISSVKAADIANIPQPSIDQLLQGKAAGLTITQNSGAPGSSTSVRVRGVTSLSLSNEPLYVIDGVPISGDATNKSTSGRSPQLTTNNDENAVSPLALINPSDIESIDVLKDASATAIYGSRASNGVIIITTKRGKNGSARVNYDGYVGYQEQGKFLKMMNLQQYATLQNAMADVIGTQKRGEFADPSLLGNGTNWQHEIFRNAPMQSHQVSISGGKEGTDYYISGGYLRQLGTILGNDFTRYTIRTNINSQVKDWLKVGTTISGSRTNQNVSIGDNNGVIYGALLSAPDQSVRNADGSFSGPLPQANQQGGQINPVAQALDIYNNLVRSNFNGGVYAEMKFTRDLSLRSQVNGDFNWSNAKIFQPSYTYGPLFVNPTAKLNEYIANTVYWGWQEYLNYNHTFGKKHNVVGLLGYEVNESTWGGVDAGVQNFLGNDLKTLNLGDAKTATNGEYKDGQALESQFARAIYTYNNRYSITATIRRDKSSKFAEGHQVGYFPSFAVSWRLSEEPFFSGIKTFADNVKLRVGYGQVGNQAVPNYLYGSALNSLTTGLGTGFTIDKVANPNLTWETAIQTDIGIDFSLFGRIDASVDYFDKTSKNFLFQASLPAFLLGQSAEYSGTGVIAPPYVNGGKLYNRGVEFTINSRNIATTNFRWNTTLIFSKYKNKVVSLANGVPFINRSVGVSFLSLPVTRTVAGGPVGEFYGYEVQGIFETADQLRNAPIQFGRPVANNSAGTWLGDVQYKDLNHDGKIDEADQTSLGSGNPKFTYGITNSFSYKSFDLSFFLNGSYGAKIFNVLNYSISGLSGLYQNQLASVANFWTPQNANSNIPAPRGGDNPNLKNSDRFIESGSFLRVQNVSLGYNLPLSWIRHIKLNRLKVYVSGQNLYVFTPYKGLDPEIGSINQDAFLNGVDIGRYPSPRTITFGLNAEF from the coding sequence ATGGGAAAAATTCTACGAATAGCCTTGCTGTTCTCCTTTATGTTTGTGTGCATCCGGGGGATGGCACAAAACCAGGGAACGGTGGTGCAGGGAACGGTTTCAGACGAAAAGGGCGTTACCCTGCCAGGCGTTACAGTTGCTGTTAAAGATAGTAAGACAACTGTTATTACCGATGTTGACGGTAAATTTCGCCTAACCTTACCGGCCAACGCCAAAATGCTTGTTTTTACCTTCATTGGTGCCGAAAAGCAGGAAGTTGCCATAGGTAGTAAAACCACATTTACCATCACCCTTAAGTCAACCACTACGGCGCTTACGGATGTTAATGTGGTAGCTATCGGTTACGGCTCGCAAAGGCGGCAGGACGTTAATGGTGCCATATCATCAGTAAAAGCTGCAGATATTGCCAACATTCCGCAGCCGAGTATTGATCAGTTACTGCAGGGTAAAGCAGCGGGTTTAACCATTACCCAAAACTCGGGTGCGCCGGGCAGCTCAACCTCGGTTAGGGTGCGTGGTGTAACTTCTTTAAGTTTATCAAACGAGCCGCTGTATGTAATTGATGGTGTGCCAATTTCGGGCGATGCTACCAATAAATCAACCAGTGGCCGTTCGCCTCAGTTAACTACCAATAATGATGAGAACGCGGTAAGTCCGCTTGCACTTATCAATCCAAGCGATATCGAATCTATCGACGTGTTGAAGGACGCATCGGCGACAGCGATTTACGGTAGCCGGGCATCCAACGGTGTAATCATCATTACTACCAAACGCGGTAAAAATGGTAGCGCCCGTGTTAATTACGATGGTTATGTAGGTTACCAGGAGCAGGGCAAATTTTTAAAAATGATGAACCTGCAGCAGTATGCAACGCTGCAAAACGCCATGGCCGATGTAATAGGTACTCAAAAACGTGGTGAATTTGCCGATCCGAGTTTGCTTGGTAACGGTACCAACTGGCAGCACGAGATTTTCAGGAACGCGCCTATGCAAAGCCACCAGGTTTCTATTTCGGGTGGTAAGGAAGGTACAGATTATTACATCTCGGGTGGTTATTTGAGGCAATTGGGTACCATTCTGGGTAACGACTTTACGCGTTACACTATCCGCACCAACATTAACTCGCAGGTAAAGGACTGGCTGAAAGTTGGTACAACTATTTCTGGCAGCCGCACCAATCAAAATGTTTCAATCGGCGATAACAATGGGGTTATCTATGGTGCTTTGTTAAGCGCTCCGGATCAGTCCGTACGTAACGCGGATGGATCATTTTCTGGTCCGTTGCCACAGGCTAACCAGCAAGGCGGACAAATCAATCCCGTAGCACAGGCCTTGGATATTTACAATAACCTGGTACGCAGTAATTTTAATGGCGGTGTTTATGCCGAAATGAAATTTACCCGCGACCTGTCATTAAGAAGCCAGGTAAACGGCGATTTTAACTGGTCAAACGCCAAGATCTTCCAGCCATCGTATACCTACGGGCCGCTGTTTGTTAACCCAACCGCGAAACTTAACGAATACATTGCCAATACTGTTTACTGGGGCTGGCAGGAGTATTTAAACTACAATCACACTTTTGGTAAAAAGCATAATGTTGTAGGCTTGCTGGGTTATGAGGTTAATGAATCAACCTGGGGTGGTGTTGACGCCGGCGTTCAGAACTTTTTAGGAAACGATCTTAAAACATTGAACCTTGGCGATGCCAAAACCGCTACCAACGGTGAGTATAAAGACGGTCAGGCACTCGAATCGCAGTTTGCGCGGGCTATTTATACGTACAACAACAGGTACAGCATCACAGCTACTATTCGCCGCGATAAATCATCCAAGTTTGCCGAAGGACACCAGGTGGGTTATTTCCCGTCGTTCGCGGTATCATGGCGGTTGTCTGAAGAGCCTTTCTTTTCGGGGATAAAAACTTTTGCCGATAACGTGAAGCTGAGGGTAGGTTATGGTCAGGTTGGTAACCAGGCTGTACCAAATTACCTGTATGGTTCGGCCTTAAACTCGTTAACTACCGGTTTAGGTACAGGTTTTACTATTGATAAGGTAGCTAATCCTAACTTAACCTGGGAAACTGCAATTCAAACCGATATCGGTATCGATTTCTCTTTATTCGGCAGGATAGATGCCAGTGTTGATTACTTCGACAAAACATCAAAAAACTTCCTGTTCCAGGCTTCGTTACCGGCATTCTTGCTGGGGCAAAGTGCAGAGTACTCGGGCACCGGCGTAATTGCTCCGCCATATGTTAATGGTGGTAAATTATATAATCGTGGTGTTGAGTTTACTATCAATTCAAGGAATATTGCCACAACAAATTTCAGGTGGAATACTACGCTCATCTTCTCGAAATATAAAAATAAGGTGGTGTCGCTTGCTAATGGCGTGCCGTTCATTAATAGGAGTGTTGGCGTAAGCTTCCTTTCATTGCCGGTTACCCGCACAGTAGCAGGTGGTCCGGTGGGTGAGTTTTATGGTTACGAAGTTCAGGGCATTTTCGAAACTGCAGATCAATTACGTAACGCGCCAATTCAGTTTGGCCGCCCTGTAGCTAATAATTCGGCAGGCACCTGGCTTGGCGACGTTCAATATAAAGACCTGAACCACGATGGCAAAATTGATGAGGCCGATCAAACCAGTTTAGGCAGTGGTAACCCTAAGTTTACTTATGGTATCACCAACTCGTTCAGTTATAAATCGTTCGATTTGTCTTTCTTCCTTAACGGATCATACGGTGCTAAGATCTTTAATGTGCTTAACTACTCTATCAGTGGGTTATCAGGCTTGTACCAAAATCAACTGGCTTCAGTAGCCAATTTCTGGACACCTCAAAACGCTAACTCAAATATCCCGGCACCACGCGGTGGTGATAATCCTAACCTGAAAAATTCTGACAGGTTTATCGAAAGCGGATCATTTCTGCGGGTGCAGAATGTAAGTCTCGGCTATAATCTGCCTTTATCGTGGATCAGGCATATCAAGCTTAACCGCCTTAAAGTTTATGTGAGCGGTCAAAATCTGTATGTATTTACCCCATACAAAGGCCTCGACCCGGAAATTGGATCAATAAACCAGGACGCGTTTTTGAATGGTGTTGATATCGGCAGGTATCCTTCGCCACGTACCATCACATTTGGACTTAACGCTGAATTTTAA
- a CDS encoding hybrid sensor histidine kinase/response regulator transcription factor, translating to MLCLSASLRAQSNSFQFSRLDINSGLSHNQVNCVYKDDKGFMWFGTLSGLNKYDGYKIKTFKHASNDTTTLDDDYIVSINPGPENKLWIETRTGFNIYDPATEKFTRNYKDFLYKIKLYDPYIAAIKNDRFGNFWFLHRNKNQGVYKYDPKTKLLTNLVHKDNDDKSIFTNMVTDLSVDSKKGIWLVSNTGVLERLDPVTYKVNYRKALGELPPGLSSSYKIYIDSQDDIWVFVPSYSSGVFYLNMQKGVFKHIGKGPAGTGLNTDVVSDLAEDDQNRMWIATDHGGINLLDKQSFKLSYLLNREDDYKTVGQNSVTCVYRDYSGIMWCGTYKRGLSYYHPSIIKFAGYTHHLSDPNSLPFSDVNNFAEDKLGNIWIGTNGGGLIYWDRKAGSFKQYLHNVGDSNSLTNNVIVCLFIDHEQKLWIGTYYGGLDCYDGKTFKHYKHIDGAANSISENRICSIMEDSGQNLWVGTLSAGLNKLDRSRQVVTSYKFDGDITKNTIHSNYVSALLEDRQKNIWVVTAYGVDMLNQKTNRFTHYLHDDKDPNSLVNNNTNNILEDSRGLIWISTREGLNIFNPATKKFTALTKQDGLPDNTTIDIREDESHNIWVSTPNGLSNIVVDRSKPQLRFHFINYNEADGLQGREFAENSSVKTREGELIFGGGNGFNIFKPSALQFNKSSSALLFTDFQLFDKSLGVGEKVNGRVILPESISQLKEIVLNYDQNVFSIEFAALTFFNPDKVKLQYAMEGFYDGWISVDNKLRKATYNLEPGNYTFKVRATNNEFWNGKEIALHIRILPPFWKTTWAYVFYALLGIGALFYFRQRGIKKLREQFSIEKEREEAQRMHELDLMKIKFFTNVSHEFRTPLSLIMAPVDKILKQVSDPETRRQLTMITRNAKRLLNLVNQLMDFRKMEYQELKLYKRSGNIISFIKELSWSFTDIADQKHIRFVFDTDVDEFVTSFDHDKIERILFNLLSNAYKFTHEGGQVSVLLSLKQGDEEEGYLLDIRVVDTGIGIPAAKRERIFDPFFQHDIPGSMLNQGSGIGLAITKEFVKLHQGEIFVESEHNQGSCFTVILPLQKVDEALFTDTEYHLQHDTEFTADSDLTKTVQPKEARDIKKPTVLLVEDNEDFRFYIKDNLKDAFNIIEAENGKKGWQKALAQHPNLVVSDISMPEMNGIDLCRKIKGDSRTSHIPVILLTAQTGEEQQIKGLETGATDYMTKPFNFEILHSKIKNILSQQEKMRKTYQKQVDVTPTELQVDSPEELFIKKVLMLIDANIANPNFSVEELSSEMFVSRYTLYKKILQMTGKTPNELVRSMRLKRAAQLLETGHLTISQICHKVGFKSQKYFVRTFKAEFNSIPSKYLEAMNQE from the coding sequence ATGCTGTGTTTATCAGCATCATTGAGGGCGCAGTCAAATTCATTTCAATTTTCACGACTTGATATTAATAGCGGATTATCGCATAACCAGGTTAACTGTGTTTATAAGGATGATAAAGGTTTTATGTGGTTTGGCACCCTATCCGGGCTTAATAAATATGATGGTTACAAGATCAAAACTTTTAAGCATGCCAGCAATGATACTACCACTTTAGATGACGATTACATTGTTAGCATAAATCCCGGTCCTGAAAATAAACTATGGATAGAAACCCGGACGGGCTTTAACATCTATGATCCTGCTACCGAAAAATTTACCCGTAATTACAAAGATTTCCTGTACAAAATAAAGCTGTACGATCCTTATATCGCAGCTATTAAGAATGACAGGTTTGGGAACTTCTGGTTTTTGCACCGCAACAAAAATCAGGGGGTGTACAAGTATGACCCTAAAACAAAACTGCTTACCAATTTGGTGCATAAGGATAATGATGACAAATCCATTTTCACCAACATGGTCACTGATCTTTCAGTCGATTCGAAAAAAGGTATCTGGCTGGTATCCAACACCGGTGTTTTGGAAAGGCTTGATCCGGTTACTTACAAGGTTAATTATCGTAAAGCGCTGGGCGAGTTACCGCCCGGCTTGAGCTCATCATACAAAATATATATCGACAGTCAGGATGATATTTGGGTGTTTGTTCCAAGCTATTCATCTGGGGTGTTTTACCTCAATATGCAAAAAGGCGTATTTAAACATATTGGCAAAGGCCCGGCAGGTACCGGCTTAAATACTGATGTGGTATCTGATTTGGCAGAAGATGATCAAAACAGGATGTGGATAGCCACAGACCATGGCGGTATAAACCTGCTGGATAAGCAAAGTTTTAAATTAAGCTACCTGCTTAATCGCGAGGATGATTATAAAACCGTTGGACAAAACAGCGTAACCTGTGTTTACCGCGATTATTCGGGTATTATGTGGTGCGGTACCTACAAAAGGGGGCTCAGCTATTATCATCCCAGTATTATCAAATTCGCGGGGTATACTCATCACCTGAGCGATCCAAATAGCCTGCCTTTCAGCGATGTAAACAACTTTGCCGAGGATAAGCTGGGTAATATCTGGATAGGTACAAACGGCGGCGGACTTATTTATTGGGACCGTAAAGCAGGCAGCTTTAAGCAATATCTGCATAACGTGGGTGATAGTAATAGTCTCACCAACAATGTGATAGTTTGCCTGTTCATCGATCATGAGCAAAAACTATGGATTGGGACTTACTACGGCGGGCTTGATTGCTACGATGGCAAAACCTTTAAACACTATAAGCACATCGACGGCGCTGCAAACAGCATTTCTGAAAACCGGATCTGCTCCATTATGGAAGATAGCGGCCAAAACCTCTGGGTAGGTACTCTGTCTGCCGGTTTAAATAAGCTTGACCGGAGCCGGCAGGTAGTGACCAGCTATAAATTTGATGGCGACATCACTAAAAATACCATTCATTCAAACTACGTAAGCGCCCTGCTTGAAGACAGGCAAAAAAACATATGGGTGGTAACGGCCTATGGTGTTGATATGCTAAATCAAAAAACGAACAGGTTTACCCATTACCTGCATGACGATAAAGATCCCAATAGCCTCGTAAACAACAATACCAATAATATTTTAGAGGATAGCCGGGGGCTGATATGGATCAGTACACGTGAGGGGCTCAATATTTTTAATCCGGCCACTAAAAAGTTTACGGCGCTTACCAAACAGGACGGCCTGCCTGATAATACTACGATAGATATCAGGGAGGATGAAAGTCATAATATCTGGGTTAGTACGCCTAATGGATTGTCAAATATTGTGGTTGACAGGAGTAAACCTCAACTGCGATTCCATTTTATAAACTATAACGAAGCCGACGGGCTACAGGGGCGCGAGTTTGCCGAAAATTCATCGGTAAAAACCCGCGAAGGCGAACTGATTTTTGGCGGTGGTAACGGCTTTAATATTTTTAAACCCTCGGCCCTGCAGTTCAATAAAAGTAGCTCGGCGTTGTTGTTTACCGATTTTCAACTGTTTGATAAAAGTCTGGGCGTAGGCGAAAAGGTGAACGGACGAGTAATATTGCCCGAATCTATTTCCCAGCTTAAGGAAATAGTGCTTAATTATGATCAGAATGTGTTTTCGATTGAGTTTGCGGCGCTTACGTTCTTCAATCCCGATAAGGTAAAACTGCAATATGCCATGGAGGGTTTCTACGATGGCTGGATCTCGGTTGATAACAAGCTTCGTAAAGCCACCTACAACCTCGAGCCTGGCAACTATACCTTTAAAGTACGGGCAACCAATAACGAGTTCTGGAACGGAAAGGAGATAGCGCTGCATATCCGGATCCTGCCTCCATTCTGGAAAACTACCTGGGCTTATGTGTTTTATGCTTTGCTGGGCATTGGCGCGCTGTTTTATTTCAGGCAAAGGGGCATTAAAAAGTTAAGGGAGCAGTTTTCCATCGAAAAGGAACGTGAAGAGGCCCAGCGTATGCATGAACTCGACCTGATGAAGATCAAATTCTTTACCAATGTAAGCCATGAATTCCGTACCCCGTTATCGCTGATCATGGCCCCGGTTGATAAGATCCTGAAACAGGTAAGCGATCCCGAAACCCGGCGGCAGCTTACCATGATCACCCGGAATGCCAAACGTTTGTTGAATTTGGTTAATCAGCTAATGGATTTCAGGAAAATGGAATACCAGGAACTTAAACTATATAAACGATCGGGCAATATTATCAGTTTTATTAAAGAATTGTCGTGGTCGTTCACTGATATTGCCGATCAAAAGCATATCAGGTTTGTTTTTGATACTGATGTTGATGAGTTTGTTACCAGCTTTGATCATGATAAAATTGAGCGGATCCTGTTCAATCTGCTTTCAAACGCTTATAAGTTTACGCATGAGGGCGGACAAGTAAGTGTGCTGCTTAGCCTGAAGCAGGGCGATGAAGAGGAAGGATATCTGCTGGATATCAGGGTGGTAGATACAGGTATAGGCATCCCGGCGGCAAAGCGAGAGCGAATCTTTGATCCCTTCTTTCAGCATGATATCCCGGGTTCTATGTTAAACCAGGGCAGCGGGATAGGCCTTGCCATTACCAAGGAGTTTGTAAAGCTACACCAGGGAGAAATCTTTGTAGAGAGTGAGCATAACCAGGGGAGTTGCTTTACGGTGATACTGCCATTGCAAAAGGTTGACGAAGCATTGTTTACCGATACAGAATATCACCTGCAACATGATACGGAGTTCACCGCTGATAGCGATCTGACAAAGACCGTTCAACCAAAGGAAGCTCGTGATATCAAAAAGCCGACGGTGTTGCTGGTAGAGGATAATGAAGATTTCAGGTTTTATATTAAGGATAACCTGAAAGATGCTTTTAATATCATTGAGGCCGAAAATGGCAAAAAAGGCTGGCAAAAGGCATTGGCCCAGCATCCTAACCTGGTAGTAAGCGATATCAGCATGCCCGAGATGAATGGCATCGACCTATGCCGTAAAATTAAGGGTGATTCGCGTACATCACATATACCGGTGATATTACTTACTGCCCAAACCGGGGAAGAGCAGCAGATTAAAGGTCTGGAAACCGGCGCTACCGATTACATGACCAAGCCTTTCAACTTCGAGATCCTGCACTCAAAAATCAAAAATATACTCAGCCAGCAGGAAAAAATGCGTAAAACCTATCAGAAACAGGTTGACGTTACGCCAACCGAACTGCAGGTTGATTCGCCGGAGGAGCTGTTTATTAAAAAGGTTTTGATGCTGATAGATGCCAATATCGCTAACCCCAATTTCTCGGTAGAGGAGTTAAGCAGCGAGATGTTTGTAAGCCGGTATACCCTGTATAAAAAAATCCTTCAAATGACCGGTAAAACACCAAATGAACTTGTGCGGTCTATGCGTCTTAAACGTGCTGCGCAGCTGCTTGAAACCGGTCACCTTACCATATCTCAAATCTGTCATAAAGTAGGCTTTAAAAGCCAGAAATATTTTGTGCGCACTTTTAAAGCTGAGTTTAACAGCATCCCCTCAAAGTACCTGGAAGCCATGAACCAGGAGTGA